A stretch of Megalobrama amblycephala isolate DHTTF-2021 linkage group LG14, ASM1881202v1, whole genome shotgun sequence DNA encodes these proteins:
- the nap1l1 gene encoding nucleosome assembly protein 1-like 1 isoform X1 translates to MADLDNKDQTEMDPADMEDVEEVEEEETGEDNSKARQLTMQMMQNPQILAALQERLDGLVGSPSGYMESLPKVVKRRVNALKNLQVKCAHIEAKFYEEVHELERKYAALYQPLFDKRSDIVRAAYEPTDEECEWKQDEEEELTVSKQEEMKEKAKVEEEKKDEEKEDPKGIPEFWLTVFKNVDLLSEMLQEHDEPILKHLQDIKVKFSDAGQPMSFTLEFHFEPNDFFTNTVLTKTYKMRSEPDESDPFSFDGPEIMGCTGCTIDWSKGKNVTLKTIKKKQKHKGRGTVRTVTKTVPNDSFFNFFSPPEVPESGELDEDSEAVLAADFEIGHFIRERIVPRAVLYFTGEAIEDDDDDYDEEGEEADDEEGEEEADEENDPDYEPKKDANPPEECKQQ, encoded by the exons ATGGCAGATCTTGACAA TAAAGACCAAACTGAAATGGACCCAGCAGATATGGAGGATGTTGAAGAGGTGGAGGAAGAGGAGACTGGGGAAGACAACAGTAAAG CACGTCAGCTGACGATGCAGATGATGCAGAACCCCCAGATTCTTGCGGCGCTGCAGGAGCGGTTGGACGGACTCGTGGGATCTCCCTCAGGGTACATGGAGAG CTTACCAAAGGTGGTGAAGAGACGCGTTAATGCCCTTAAGAACCTCCAGGTCAAATGCGCCCACATCGAAGCAAAGTTTTACGAAGAAGTCCACGAACTGGAGCGAAAATACGCCGCTTTGTATCAGCCTCTCTTCGACAAG CGGAGTGATATCGTGAGAGCAGCGTACGAACCCACAGATGAGGAGTGCGAGTGGAAACAAGATGAAGAGGAAGAGCTGACAGTAAGTAAGCAG GAGGAAATGAAGGAAAAGGCCAAAGTGGAGGAAGAGAAGAAAGACGAGGAAAAGGAAGACCCTAAAGGAATCCCAGAATTCTGGCTCACAGTTTTCAAGAACGTCGACCTTCTCAGTGAAATGTTGCAG GAACATGATGAACCAATCCTCAAGCACTTACAAGATATTAAAGTCAAATTCTCTGATGCCGGCCAGCCAATG AGTTTCACATTAGAGTTCCACTTTGAGCCCAATGATTTCTTTACAAACACAGTCCTGACAAAGACCTACAAAATGAGATCTGAGCCAGATGAGTCCGATCCCTTCTCATTCGACGGGCCAGAGATCATGGGCTGCACAGG ATGCACGATCGACTGGAGTAAGGGCAAGAATGTCACACTGAAAACCATtaagaagaaacagaaacaTAAGGGACGTGGCACAGTTAGGACGGTCACCAAGACGGTCCCCAATGATTCATTCTTCAACTTTTTCTCTCCACCTGAAG TTCCAGAAAGTGGTGAACTG GACGAGGACTCAGAGGCTGTGTTAGCAGCAGATTTTGAGATTGGTCACTTCATTCGCGAGCGCATTGTTCCCAGGGCGGTCCTGTACTTCACTGGGGAGGCCATCGAAGATGACGACGATGAC TATGACGAGGAGGGAGAGGAAGCTGACGATGAG GAGGGTGAAGAGGAGGCCGACGAGGAAAACGATCCAGACTATGAGCCCAAG AAGGATGCTAACCCCCCAGAGGAGTGCAAACAGCAGTGA
- the nap1l1 gene encoding nucleosome assembly protein 1-like 1 isoform X2 → MADLDNKDQTEMDPADMEDVEEVEEEETGEDNSKARQLTMQMMQNPQILAALQERLDGLVGSPSGYMESLPKVVKRRVNALKNLQVKCAHIEAKFYEEVHELERKYAALYQPLFDKRSDIVRAAYEPTDEECEWKQDEEEELTEEMKEKAKVEEEKKDEEKEDPKGIPEFWLTVFKNVDLLSEMLQEHDEPILKHLQDIKVKFSDAGQPMSFTLEFHFEPNDFFTNTVLTKTYKMRSEPDESDPFSFDGPEIMGCTGCTIDWSKGKNVTLKTIKKKQKHKGRGTVRTVTKTVPNDSFFNFFSPPEVPESGELDEDSEAVLAADFEIGHFIRERIVPRAVLYFTGEAIEDDDDDYDEEGEEADDEEGEEEADEENDPDYEPKKDANPPEECKQQ, encoded by the exons ATGGCAGATCTTGACAA TAAAGACCAAACTGAAATGGACCCAGCAGATATGGAGGATGTTGAAGAGGTGGAGGAAGAGGAGACTGGGGAAGACAACAGTAAAG CACGTCAGCTGACGATGCAGATGATGCAGAACCCCCAGATTCTTGCGGCGCTGCAGGAGCGGTTGGACGGACTCGTGGGATCTCCCTCAGGGTACATGGAGAG CTTACCAAAGGTGGTGAAGAGACGCGTTAATGCCCTTAAGAACCTCCAGGTCAAATGCGCCCACATCGAAGCAAAGTTTTACGAAGAAGTCCACGAACTGGAGCGAAAATACGCCGCTTTGTATCAGCCTCTCTTCGACAAG CGGAGTGATATCGTGAGAGCAGCGTACGAACCCACAGATGAGGAGTGCGAGTGGAAACAAGATGAAGAGGAAGAGCTGACA GAGGAAATGAAGGAAAAGGCCAAAGTGGAGGAAGAGAAGAAAGACGAGGAAAAGGAAGACCCTAAAGGAATCCCAGAATTCTGGCTCACAGTTTTCAAGAACGTCGACCTTCTCAGTGAAATGTTGCAG GAACATGATGAACCAATCCTCAAGCACTTACAAGATATTAAAGTCAAATTCTCTGATGCCGGCCAGCCAATG AGTTTCACATTAGAGTTCCACTTTGAGCCCAATGATTTCTTTACAAACACAGTCCTGACAAAGACCTACAAAATGAGATCTGAGCCAGATGAGTCCGATCCCTTCTCATTCGACGGGCCAGAGATCATGGGCTGCACAGG ATGCACGATCGACTGGAGTAAGGGCAAGAATGTCACACTGAAAACCATtaagaagaaacagaaacaTAAGGGACGTGGCACAGTTAGGACGGTCACCAAGACGGTCCCCAATGATTCATTCTTCAACTTTTTCTCTCCACCTGAAG TTCCAGAAAGTGGTGAACTG GACGAGGACTCAGAGGCTGTGTTAGCAGCAGATTTTGAGATTGGTCACTTCATTCGCGAGCGCATTGTTCCCAGGGCGGTCCTGTACTTCACTGGGGAGGCCATCGAAGATGACGACGATGAC TATGACGAGGAGGGAGAGGAAGCTGACGATGAG GAGGGTGAAGAGGAGGCCGACGAGGAAAACGATCCAGACTATGAGCCCAAG AAGGATGCTAACCCCCCAGAGGAGTGCAAACAGCAGTGA
- the nap1l1 gene encoding nucleosome assembly protein 1-like 1 isoform X3, whose product MADLDNKDQTEMDPADMEDVEEVEEEETGEDNSKARQLTMQMMQNPQILAALQERLDGLVGSPSGYMESLPKVVKRRVNALKNLQVKCAHIEAKFYEEVHELERKYAALYQPLFDKRSDIVRAAYEPTDEECEWKQDEEEELTVSKQEEMKEKAKVEEEKKDEEKEDPKGIPEFWLTVFKNVDLLSEMLQEHDEPILKHLQDIKVKFSDAGQPMSFTLEFHFEPNDFFTNTVLTKTYKMRSEPDESDPFSFDGPEIMGCTGCTIDWSKGKNVTLKTIKKKQKHKGRGTVRTVTKTVPNDSFFNFFSPPEVPESGELDEDSEAVLAADFEIGHFIRERIVPRAVLYFTGEAIEDDDDDYDEEGEEADDEEGEEEADEENDPDYEPKV is encoded by the exons ATGGCAGATCTTGACAA TAAAGACCAAACTGAAATGGACCCAGCAGATATGGAGGATGTTGAAGAGGTGGAGGAAGAGGAGACTGGGGAAGACAACAGTAAAG CACGTCAGCTGACGATGCAGATGATGCAGAACCCCCAGATTCTTGCGGCGCTGCAGGAGCGGTTGGACGGACTCGTGGGATCTCCCTCAGGGTACATGGAGAG CTTACCAAAGGTGGTGAAGAGACGCGTTAATGCCCTTAAGAACCTCCAGGTCAAATGCGCCCACATCGAAGCAAAGTTTTACGAAGAAGTCCACGAACTGGAGCGAAAATACGCCGCTTTGTATCAGCCTCTCTTCGACAAG CGGAGTGATATCGTGAGAGCAGCGTACGAACCCACAGATGAGGAGTGCGAGTGGAAACAAGATGAAGAGGAAGAGCTGACAGTAAGTAAGCAG GAGGAAATGAAGGAAAAGGCCAAAGTGGAGGAAGAGAAGAAAGACGAGGAAAAGGAAGACCCTAAAGGAATCCCAGAATTCTGGCTCACAGTTTTCAAGAACGTCGACCTTCTCAGTGAAATGTTGCAG GAACATGATGAACCAATCCTCAAGCACTTACAAGATATTAAAGTCAAATTCTCTGATGCCGGCCAGCCAATG AGTTTCACATTAGAGTTCCACTTTGAGCCCAATGATTTCTTTACAAACACAGTCCTGACAAAGACCTACAAAATGAGATCTGAGCCAGATGAGTCCGATCCCTTCTCATTCGACGGGCCAGAGATCATGGGCTGCACAGG ATGCACGATCGACTGGAGTAAGGGCAAGAATGTCACACTGAAAACCATtaagaagaaacagaaacaTAAGGGACGTGGCACAGTTAGGACGGTCACCAAGACGGTCCCCAATGATTCATTCTTCAACTTTTTCTCTCCACCTGAAG TTCCAGAAAGTGGTGAACTG GACGAGGACTCAGAGGCTGTGTTAGCAGCAGATTTTGAGATTGGTCACTTCATTCGCGAGCGCATTGTTCCCAGGGCGGTCCTGTACTTCACTGGGGAGGCCATCGAAGATGACGACGATGAC TATGACGAGGAGGGAGAGGAAGCTGACGATGAG GAGGGTGAAGAGGAGGCCGACGAGGAAAACGATCCAGACTATGAGCCCAAG GTATAA
- the phlda1 gene encoding pleckstrin homology-like domain family A member 1 yields MLDSGGGARVLKEGALEKRSDGLLQLWKKKRCVLTEDGLMLHPPKHHHHHHPDTGCKVKELHFANMKTVDCVERKGKYVYFTVVMSEGREIDFRCPQDEGWNAEITLQMVQYKNRQAILAVKSSRQKQQQLLVVSSQKMVRNAQ; encoded by the coding sequence ATGCTGGACTCCGGTGGCGGCGCGCGCGTGCTGAAGGAGGGCGCGCTGGAGAAGCGCAGCGACGGGCTGCTGCAGCTGTGGAAGAAGAAGCGCTGCGTGCTGACCGAGGACGGACTGATGCTTCACCCACCcaaacaccaccaccaccatcaCCCCGACACCGGCTGCAAGGTGAAGGAGCTGCACTTCGCCAACATGAAGACGGTGGACTGCGTGGAGCGCAAGGGGAAGTACGTGTACTTCACGGTGGTGATGTCTGAGGGCCGAGAGATCGACTTCAGGTGCCCGCAGGACGAGGGCTGGAACGCGGAGATCACGCTCCAGATGGTCCAGTACAAGAACCGCCAGGCGATCCTGGCCGTCAAGTCCAGCcggcagaagcagcagcagctgcTGGTGGTCTCCTCGCAGAAGATGGTCCGAAACGCGCAGTAG